A stretch of the Pseudobdellovibrionaceae bacterium genome encodes the following:
- a CDS encoding M23 family metallopeptidase has translation MSILLNSFSWAQDTGVFYTIKEESVTSYGLTDPRMDVMMFEPIPVLEEPLSLTIPEGASIEVMESGQDEEGNDVLRILINGQLSGWVPAKELAEIETIEETQIANSGSFFIQPVKGRITSKQGMRRHPILKRMKYHSGTDIAAPKGTPVKAAAAGTVTKSGWSGGYGILVQLRHAGGVVTRYAHLSKTLVRKGQSVGQGTVIGRVGSTGRSTGPHLHFEKR, from the coding sequence ATGAGTATTTTGTTAAATAGCTTCTCGTGGGCACAAGACACGGGAGTCTTCTACACGATCAAAGAAGAGTCCGTCACATCGTACGGACTCACCGATCCGCGCATGGACGTGATGATGTTTGAGCCGATTCCCGTTCTTGAAGAACCGCTAAGCCTCACGATTCCCGAAGGAGCATCCATCGAAGTGATGGAGTCGGGCCAAGACGAGGAAGGGAATGACGTTCTGCGAATTCTGATCAACGGTCAGCTTTCAGGCTGGGTTCCGGCTAAAGAACTCGCGGAGATCGAAACGATCGAAGAGACGCAAATTGCAAATTCAGGATCCTTTTTCATTCAACCCGTGAAAGGACGTATCACTTCAAAACAAGGAATGCGCCGACACCCGATCCTGAAACGTATGAAATATCACTCAGGAACCGATATTGCCGCGCCGAAAGGAACGCCGGTCAAAGCGGCGGCGGCGGGAACGGTGACGAAGTCCGGTTGGTCGGGCGGATACGGCATCCTCGTCCAACTTCGCCACGCCGGTGGCGTCGTCACACGTTACGCTCACCTCTCAAAAACACTTGTTCGCAAGGGCCAATCGGTTGGCCAGGGCACCGTTATTGGTCGCGTAGGCAGCACGGGTCGCAGTACCGGTCCGCATCTGCATTTCGAAAAGCGTTAG
- a CDS encoding S-(hydroxymethyl)glutathione dehydrogenase/class III alcohol dehydrogenase, with product MKVKAAVAWKAGAPLSIEEVDLEGPKKGEVLIKMIATGVCHTDAFTLSGADPEGLFPVILGHEGGGIVEEVGEGVTTLKKGDHVIPLYTPECRECKFCLSGKTNLCVRIRATQGKGLMPDGTSRFSKDGKMIHHYMGCSTFAEYTVVPEIALAKVNPEAPLEKVCLLGCGVTTGIGAVLNTAKVEKGATVAVFGLGGIGLSVIQGAKMAGASRIIAIDINDGKREIAEKFGATDFVNPKNFDKPIQQVIVEMTEWGVDYSFECVGSVQLMRAALECAHRGWGQSIVIGVAGAGQEISTRPFQLVTGRVWKGSAFGGVKGRTELPGYVEQYMSGAINIDDMVTFEMPLGEINRAFDLMHEGKSIRSVIKM from the coding sequence ATGAAAGTGAAAGCCGCGGTCGCGTGGAAAGCCGGAGCCCCCCTCTCGATCGAAGAGGTCGACCTCGAAGGGCCCAAGAAAGGCGAAGTCCTGATCAAGATGATCGCGACCGGAGTCTGCCACACGGACGCTTTCACCCTTTCGGGCGCGGACCCGGAAGGTCTTTTCCCGGTCATCCTCGGCCATGAGGGCGGCGGCATCGTCGAGGAGGTCGGCGAAGGCGTGACCACGCTCAAAAAAGGCGATCACGTCATTCCGCTCTACACACCCGAGTGCCGCGAGTGCAAATTCTGTCTGTCCGGCAAAACGAACCTCTGCGTCCGCATCCGCGCGACCCAAGGGAAAGGTTTGATGCCCGACGGCACTTCGCGCTTCTCCAAAGACGGCAAGATGATCCACCACTACATGGGTTGCTCGACTTTCGCGGAGTACACGGTCGTTCCCGAAATCGCCCTCGCGAAGGTGAATCCCGAAGCGCCGCTCGAGAAAGTCTGCCTGCTCGGCTGCGGCGTCACCACCGGCATCGGCGCGGTGCTGAACACCGCGAAAGTCGAAAAAGGCGCGACGGTTGCGGTCTTCGGTTTGGGCGGCATCGGTTTGTCGGTCATCCAGGGCGCGAAGATGGCGGGCGCTTCGCGTATCATCGCCATCGACATCAACGACGGCAAACGCGAGATCGCCGAAAAGTTCGGCGCGACGGATTTCGTGAATCCGAAAAACTTCGACAAGCCCATCCAGCAGGTCATCGTCGAGATGACCGAGTGGGGCGTCGATTACTCGTTCGAGTGCGTGGGTTCCGTGCAGCTGATGCGCGCGGCGCTCGAGTGCGCCCACCGCGGCTGGGGTCAATCGATCGTGATCGGCGTCGCGGGTGCGGGGCAAGAAATCTCGACCCGTCCGTTCCAGCTCGTCACCGGACGCGTTTGGAAAGGATCGGCTTTCGGCGGCGTCAAAGGTCGCACCGAACTCCCGGGCTACGTCGAGCAGTATATGTCGGGTGCGATCAACATCGACGACATGGTGACCTTCGAGATGCCTTTGGGCGAGATCAACCGCGCTTTCGATCTGATGCACGAGGGTAAATCCATTCGCTCTGTCATCAAAATGTAA
- a CDS encoding DUF4423 domain-containing protein, producing the protein MEIAAKLHLDDNEKNLLALLTRADRHTISDENFSMIKEWHHFAILSVLELNDFETSIPAIARALNLSESTVQDSVEKMTSQNLLLRDADGTLSPTGLSYFTTDDIPSLVIQAAHRDGLSLSAQALEEVPTLERDFTALTFSGSSRQLARAKKEIRRCLDRVSQIMASPDKDQVYRMSIQLFPVLKTKDPA; encoded by the coding sequence ATGGAAATCGCGGCCAAACTTCACCTCGACGACAACGAAAAGAATCTGCTCGCGCTTCTCACGCGCGCAGATCGACACACCATTTCCGACGAAAACTTCTCTATGATTAAGGAATGGCACCACTTCGCCATCCTTTCAGTGCTCGAGCTGAATGACTTCGAAACCTCAATTCCGGCCATTGCGCGCGCCCTGAATCTGTCCGAGTCTACGGTTCAAGATTCCGTCGAAAAGATGACCTCGCAGAACCTACTTCTACGTGATGCGGATGGCACGCTCTCTCCCACGGGACTGAGTTACTTCACCACCGACGACATCCCTTCCCTCGTGATCCAGGCCGCCCACCGTGATGGGCTCTCACTTTCCGCGCAGGCCTTGGAGGAAGTCCCGACTCTCGAGCGAGACTTTACCGCACTGACCTTTTCAGGAAGCTCCCGGCAACTGGCGCGCGCGAAAAAAGAAATTCGCCGCTGCTTGGACCGGGTCTCCCAAATCATGGCGAGCCCCGACAAAGATCAGGTCTACCGCATGTCCATACAACTCTTTCCCGTCCTGAAAACCAAGGATCCCGCATGA
- a CDS encoding LysR family transcriptional regulator, with amino-acid sequence METVKELQGIIAFVRTAETGSFSNAAQELGVSKSHISKSIARLEDTLGVSLLLRSTRRIQLTAWGEKYLETCKQAIANLDSAKREIRDSSETPGGSLRITLAGVFGEEYVAPVVIEMAKKYPNLKVEMDFSTRVVDLIAEKFDVAIRIGELKDSSLVAQKIGPRFEYVVASKAYLAGAAALDVPEDLAHHNCLGERLTWGFRRGGRALQVSVGGNFKSNNPRVIQKAALSGLGVARLPASYVNEDLKRGRLVSLLENFSEGRKDIWVVTPARRAPNINVKIFVKEMKRFLSEEHAELYF; translated from the coding sequence ATGGAAACAGTAAAAGAGCTGCAGGGAATCATTGCCTTCGTGCGTACCGCCGAAACGGGGAGTTTTTCGAACGCCGCGCAGGAGCTCGGCGTGTCGAAGTCCCATATCAGTAAATCCATCGCGCGCCTGGAGGACACTTTGGGCGTGTCGCTGCTTTTGCGCAGCACCCGGCGTATTCAGCTGACGGCCTGGGGCGAAAAGTATCTGGAAACCTGCAAACAAGCGATCGCGAACCTGGATTCCGCGAAGCGCGAGATCCGCGATTCGTCCGAAACCCCCGGGGGAAGCTTGCGCATCACCCTGGCGGGAGTCTTCGGCGAAGAGTACGTCGCGCCCGTCGTGATCGAAATGGCCAAGAAGTACCCGAATCTGAAAGTCGAGATGGACTTCAGCACGCGGGTCGTGGACCTCATCGCCGAAAAATTCGACGTGGCGATCCGGATCGGTGAACTCAAAGACTCGTCGCTCGTGGCGCAGAAGATCGGACCGCGCTTCGAATATGTCGTCGCCAGCAAGGCTTACCTAGCAGGCGCGGCGGCGCTCGATGTCCCCGAAGATCTCGCGCATCATAATTGTTTAGGCGAGCGATTGACCTGGGGGTTTCGTCGCGGGGGCCGAGCGCTGCAGGTCTCCGTGGGCGGGAACTTCAAAAGCAATAATCCGCGCGTGATCCAGAAGGCGGCGCTCAGTGGGCTAGGCGTCGCGCGGCTCCCGGCCTCCTACGTGAACGAAGACCTGAAGCGGGGGCGCCTGGTCTCGCTGCTTGAAAACTTCAGCGAGGGGCGTAAAGACATTTGGGTCGTCACGCCCGCGCGCCGCGCGCCGAACATCAACGTGAAGATTTTCGTGAAAGAGATGAAGCGGTTTCTTAGCGAAGAACATGCGGAACTCTACTTCTGA
- a CDS encoding EamA family transporter yields MQTTSSAAARTSSGRLFSGIIFVFLGSASYGMLSTFVKMAYAEGFTTGEVTAAQSGIGALVLTIMAVLVARHGAAPTSKDKLKLMLVGMPMGLTSVVYYVAVQSIDASIAVVLLMQAIWMGVVFESVAQRTWPSAEKIVAVILILIGTLMAVDALSATTAKLDPEGVFFGILAAVSYTCMLAAVGNVCVDLHPVKRSQYMLYGSLIVALSFAFLTQLAPHYMDVHWVSEGFVRDREFRPEIFYGYGMLLAAFGTVLPPILLNKGFPITGVGLGSIISSIELPFAALIAFALLGESLNGLQLAGIALILGSVVLLNYRMLKR; encoded by the coding sequence ATGCAAACGACTTCATCCGCAGCGGCGCGGACCTCTTCGGGCCGTCTTTTCTCGGGAATCATTTTCGTGTTTTTAGGCTCGGCGAGCTACGGGATGTTGTCCACGTTCGTGAAGATGGCCTACGCGGAGGGGTTCACCACGGGCGAAGTGACCGCCGCGCAAAGTGGAATCGGGGCCTTAGTGCTCACGATCATGGCGGTCCTCGTCGCCCGTCATGGGGCCGCGCCCACCTCGAAGGACAAACTGAAACTCATGCTCGTCGGAATGCCGATGGGGCTGACGAGCGTCGTTTATTACGTCGCGGTTCAGTCCATCGACGCGTCGATCGCGGTCGTCCTTTTGATGCAAGCGATTTGGATGGGCGTCGTCTTCGAAAGCGTGGCCCAAAGGACATGGCCCTCGGCCGAAAAGATCGTTGCCGTCATTTTGATTTTGATCGGGACCTTGATGGCCGTGGATGCGCTCAGCGCGACAACGGCGAAGCTTGATCCCGAAGGCGTCTTCTTCGGGATCCTGGCGGCCGTGAGCTACACCTGCATGCTGGCCGCCGTCGGCAATGTCTGCGTGGATCTGCATCCGGTGAAACGCAGTCAGTATATGTTGTACGGAAGTTTGATCGTGGCCCTCAGCTTCGCGTTTCTGACCCAACTTGCGCCCCACTACATGGATGTGCATTGGGTCAGCGAGGGCTTCGTTCGCGACCGTGAATTCCGTCCCGAGATTTTCTACGGTTACGGGATGCTACTCGCCGCCTTCGGCACGGTCTTGCCGCCGATCCTTCTGAACAAAGGTTTTCCCATCACGGGGGTGGGCCTAGGCAGCATCATCTCATCCATCGAGCTGCCTTTCGCGGCGCTGATCGCGTTCGCGCTTCTCGGAGAGAGTTTGAACGGACTGCAGCTGGCAGGCATCGCGCTGATTCTGGGCTCGGTGGTTTTGCTGAACTACCGGATGCTCAAGCGTTAA
- a CDS encoding TnsA endonuclease N-terminal domain-containing protein gives MAEKIYIEGKKSPYNFEVCDSNDEKRYAEALDADDNVLAWTKSHKIVIRYRNKKGTIGRYYPDFLVRRKNQNELELVEIKGAHLNNDPNVEMKRKAAEDWCIQRGMKYIKIVK, from the coding sequence ATGGCTGAAAAAATCTATATCGAGGGCAAGAAGAGTCCTTATAACTTTGAAGTTTGCGACTCGAATGATGAAAAACGATATGCAGAGGCGCTAGATGCGGATGACAACGTTCTGGCATGGACCAAATCTCACAAGATAGTAATTCGATATCGAAATAAGAAAGGAACGATTGGCCGTTACTATCCAGATTTCTTAGTTCGCCGTAAAAATCAAAATGAACTCGAGCTTGTTGAGATTAAAGGGGCTCACCTAAACAATGATCCAAATGTTGAGATGAAGAGAAAAGCCGCAGAAGACTGGTGTATTCAGCGCGGTATGAAATACATAAAGATCGTCAAGTAG
- the fghA gene encoding S-formylglutathione hydrolase — MSATCLKTHKSFGGTTQFWEHESSSTKTKMKFSTFTPSGPVKGAILWLSGLTCTDENFITKAGAQKRLEEKGLMVICPDTSPRGLNLPGEHDSYDFGSGASFYVDATTEGYRDHYRMFTYIAQELPTLVNSQFGVSKLSIMGHSMGGHGALVLALRNPTVFKSVSAFSPIVNPTQCPWGQKALPGYLGGDTAAQAKYDATELVKFGARFPGTILIDQGTKDEFYEKKQLLPENFEAAARAKDQAVRVNYRDGYDHSYYFISTFIDSHIDHHAAALS, encoded by the coding sequence ATGTCGGCCACTTGTTTGAAAACGCACAAAAGCTTCGGCGGCACGACCCAGTTCTGGGAGCACGAGTCGTCGTCGACGAAAACGAAAATGAAATTCTCGACCTTCACGCCCTCGGGGCCGGTGAAGGGCGCGATCCTTTGGCTGTCGGGACTCACCTGCACGGACGAAAACTTCATCACGAAGGCCGGCGCGCAGAAGCGTCTCGAAGAAAAAGGCCTCATGGTCATTTGCCCCGACACCTCCCCGCGCGGTTTGAATCTGCCGGGCGAGCATGACTCGTACGATTTCGGTTCGGGCGCGAGCTTCTACGTCGACGCGACGACCGAAGGCTATCGCGATCACTACCGGATGTTCACCTACATCGCGCAGGAGCTTCCGACGCTCGTGAACTCCCAATTCGGCGTTTCCAAATTGTCGATCATGGGTCACTCCATGGGCGGTCACGGCGCTTTGGTCCTCGCGCTCCGCAATCCCACGGTCTTCAAATCGGTTTCGGCGTTCTCACCCATCGTAAATCCGACCCAGTGTCCGTGGGGACAGAAGGCCCTGCCCGGCTATCTCGGTGGGGATACGGCGGCGCAAGCGAAGTACGATGCGACGGAGCTTGTGAAGTTCGGCGCGCGTTTCCCGGGTACGATTTTGATCGACCAGGGAACGAAGGATGAGTTCTACGAGAAGAAGCAACTCCTTCCCGAAAACTTCGAGGCGGCGGCACGCGCGAAGGACCAAGCGGTTCGCGTGAACTACCGCGACGGCTACGACCATTCGTATTACTTCATCTCGACGTTCATCGATTCGCACATCGATCACCACGCGGCGGCGCTTAGCTAG
- a CDS encoding DEAD/DEAH box helicase family protein, with protein MADFLTFRKWEAIHGEKYERWRSGRWIESSKETQVFLNHLLPLGIVEGEKRLLPHQAETLQRVIYSHEILKVNPVLATLATGTGKTLVMASVMAWLLCTKKSDTFLVFCPNTIVRDRLKRDFETGSVFDEFNLIPPEYAAIRKSIRPSIIDGFQNLANLRGFNLIVANRHQFQQGYSGGQDHLKFLLDNGGSIAIFNDEAHNTRGPEYKRTLDILKSRSAFRFDVTATPDRADNLRPESHEIYSLSVVEAITGSYKNNSHIDRRYSRYPRLIKDVVVQRPSIKRYGAISLGDVTFKDQSSGQILRVREIDWDDLPRKKNLQLVMDPGCMKMQLHLAVEAWKRKIEVATDRYKPLLFVITPSIAGAKQAVDMMKKEFKLNPLLVVDDETEYEKSELREAAAKLGSVESPYDSVVSVYMLREGWDVPEVSVICLLRGFGSPLFAHQVLGRGLRLIRRNGCEGDRNVQELTIIDHEALGLDYLWAEIDALVLEGDTVIREREIERDEDAKAGDSQEKVYREQTVTREDLLKLLEVPEPQPIEMLSFERSLELLDQALDCIADYRPENLIFVEVEIEGIKRFRPQRPEESSTRGLKLTAIPTHAESRELFEQTKGMILEWARDLSQRYDPFATKTNYLYAIILEKIEDILGGKTTLPDMDSHILYAISLSIPQIKESVAYELNQRIYAEELLYNG; from the coding sequence ATGGCTGACTTTCTCACCTTCAGAAAATGGGAGGCTATTCACGGCGAGAAGTACGAAAGGTGGCGCTCAGGGAGATGGATTGAGTCTAGCAAGGAGACTCAAGTCTTCTTGAACCATCTTTTGCCACTAGGCATAGTTGAGGGCGAGAAGCGCCTTCTGCCCCATCAAGCAGAGACTCTGCAGCGGGTTATATACAGTCACGAAATTCTGAAAGTTAATCCCGTACTTGCGACACTCGCGACAGGTACCGGTAAGACCCTGGTTATGGCATCAGTTATGGCTTGGCTTCTCTGCACAAAGAAGTCGGACACATTTCTAGTTTTTTGCCCAAATACGATCGTGCGTGATCGCCTGAAGCGTGATTTCGAAACGGGTTCAGTATTCGACGAGTTTAACCTAATTCCGCCCGAGTACGCTGCAATTCGAAAATCGATTCGTCCTTCGATCATTGACGGTTTTCAGAACCTTGCCAACTTGCGTGGCTTCAATTTGATTGTTGCGAATCGACACCAGTTCCAGCAAGGGTACTCTGGAGGTCAAGACCACCTCAAGTTCTTACTCGACAATGGTGGCTCTATCGCGATTTTTAACGACGAAGCTCACAATACCCGAGGCCCGGAATACAAGCGAACCTTGGATATCCTTAAATCAAGATCAGCATTTAGGTTTGATGTCACCGCGACACCGGATCGAGCCGACAATCTTCGGCCAGAATCCCATGAGATCTATTCTCTATCCGTAGTCGAGGCAATAACAGGCAGCTATAAAAACAACTCCCATATTGATCGAAGATACAGCCGTTATCCTCGCCTCATTAAAGACGTTGTTGTTCAGCGACCCTCCATAAAACGGTATGGTGCGATTAGCCTCGGCGATGTGACCTTCAAAGATCAGTCTTCAGGTCAGATTCTTCGGGTTCGAGAAATTGACTGGGATGATCTTCCAAGAAAGAAAAATCTCCAACTTGTGATGGATCCGGGTTGCATGAAAATGCAACTTCATCTAGCGGTCGAAGCGTGGAAGCGAAAAATTGAAGTAGCAACCGATCGTTATAAGCCTCTCCTCTTCGTGATTACACCTAGCATAGCCGGAGCCAAGCAAGCTGTCGATATGATGAAGAAGGAGTTCAAGCTGAACCCACTTCTTGTGGTCGACGATGAGACTGAGTATGAAAAATCTGAATTGCGGGAGGCTGCCGCCAAATTGGGAAGCGTGGAATCCCCATATGATAGCGTCGTATCGGTCTATATGCTCCGTGAAGGCTGGGATGTTCCTGAAGTTTCCGTAATATGTTTATTGAGAGGATTCGGCTCACCACTCTTTGCCCACCAAGTGCTTGGTCGTGGACTTCGGCTTATTCGTCGTAATGGGTGCGAAGGAGACCGGAACGTTCAAGAACTCACAATCATTGATCATGAGGCGCTCGGCCTAGATTACCTTTGGGCCGAAATCGATGCACTTGTCTTAGAAGGCGATACAGTCATTCGCGAACGAGAAATTGAGCGAGACGAGGATGCAAAAGCGGGCGACAGCCAAGAGAAAGTCTATAGGGAGCAAACGGTTACAAGAGAAGATCTGCTCAAACTTTTAGAGGTGCCTGAGCCACAGCCAATAGAGATGCTCTCCTTTGAACGCTCCCTTGAGCTTCTGGATCAAGCCCTTGATTGCATCGCTGACTACCGACCGGAGAATCTCATCTTTGTCGAAGTTGAAATCGAAGGAATAAAGCGATTCCGCCCACAACGCCCTGAGGAGTCATCCACTCGCGGACTCAAGCTGACGGCGATCCCGACTCATGCTGAATCGCGGGAGCTTTTCGAGCAAACAAAAGGAATGATTTTGGAGTGGGCACGAGATCTTTCCCAACGATATGACCCGTTCGCAACCAAGACAAATTATCTGTATGCGATCATTCTCGAAAAAATTGAAGATATCCTTGGTGGCAAGACGACGCTCCCAGATATGGACTCTCATATTTTGTACGCTATTTCTTTGAGTATCCCGCAAATTAAAGAGTCCGTGGCGTATGAGCTGAATCAACGTATTTATGCGGAGGAGCTCCTCTATAATGGCTGA